Part of the Apodemus sylvaticus chromosome 15, mApoSyl1.1, whole genome shotgun sequence genome is shown below.
TTcatcttctattatttttcttttgtcttcccaCTAATAATTTTCCCCATCTACTTCTGTTAGACTCATAGATTAATGTGTAATCTCTATTATGCCTCAAATATTATGCTATTGAGATATATCTCAGATATTTAGTGTTCATTCAAACCTATTTGAAAACTGAAATTTTAATCAAATAAATTTGTGCAATCTGAAACCTCAATGCCTTGTTGATGGTATTGTTATTTATGTTTGCTTTATGGGTTTGGGGACTCAAATAAATATCAATACCTTTATTCAACTAGATTTTGAGAGCAAAAAGCTTAGTTTTGGcatgttcatattttaaattgAATAATTGGAAAATTATAATTTGAATTGCAAATAAGGAACAGGAAAGTGAGAGTTGCCTACAATTGAACATCAGTACTTGTTTTCATCCAGATTACTATAGTATATAATTTACAGGGTTATgcatattttctgagaaaacaatttAAGTCTAATATGTGAATATGAATTTTCAACCAAATTAGTGTCAAATTAATCAACCAATCACCTTTGAAAGATTCTCAAGATATAAATTTGTTTGATCAAAAATGCTGCCTTTCTAATACCCAGAGTTGAGACACTATTCCTGCCCTgtctttttggggtttttttttgggggggggtcacttttCTTACTCTGATTGTCAAAGTCAAAAATTCAGGTGAAGTTTGGTTTTAAAAAGAACCAGGGAAAAGAAAGCTGATTCCAAGCAATAGTGCATGGTCCATTTGAACATCCAGTTGCTGCAGAAAGTAGTCATGATCTCATGGGAAAGATGAGTGCTGACCTGGGCAGGCTTCAATTTCAGGACTACATAAGTCAAGTTCCAAAGGAAGGGGTCAGAGATGAGCCTGGGCACCAGGCTCTATAACACAGAGTGGAAGCTATGGACTGAAGATAGTATTAAGGTACACCAGGCTTGAAGAGTTCCACagcaggagtggggaggggtgaaAACTGAGGATACGATCATGTTGCCTCAACACAGGACACTCAGGTCTGCAACTAAGAGTGGCCATGAGTGGACCTCACCCACCTAACACATCACCAAGTTGGGATTAAGTTTTGTTTGTGAATTTGGTCATATTTATTTAGTGAAATTTGGTACATCTGTGTGGATTTTTTGTGTTAGAATTATAGTATCCTTCTGATGAAGATCCTTTAAAGATTGTGGTGACCTAAAAGTCTTCTAGAAAGTTTTGGGTTAAAGTTGATTTTGTCATATGTGAGGTTATCTACAACTGCTTAGTTCCCAGGTCCATATCTTTGAAATACTGGTTTCCATCTTTTTATCCTAAGATAGTGTCTACTGACAATGGCAACATGCACTCCCTAGAGACAGATAAATGATGAGTTTGATTTTTAACCCAGTTGGTTAGCTAGTAAGTTTCTATTTGAAAACTTGAGATCATTGAATTATACTTCAAAGTTTTgtatctttattattttgttacTTGTGGGGGTCTTTTTATACTaataatttacttatttgttattgttttttatttgctcATGTCCCTGTGAGTTTGTTCATATTTCTCCTCAGTTCAAATAAGTCTTTCCACTATGCTCTGTAGAGCAGCAGACTTAGTGATCATAAATTGCattattctgtttctattgtaGGCAAttcatactttttttaaaaaattaatagatagtttttctgggtataatagtATGGGTTAGCAGTTCCATTCTTTTAGAGCTACAAATTGATTTATATCTTTCTTGGAACTCCTGACCTTAAAGGCTTCTATCCAGCAATCATGCATTATTCTAATGAGCCTATATTTGTCTCTTACATATTTCAATATAGTTTCAGTATTCAGTGCCTTTATTATCTTGCCTATATATCATGATGCTTCTCTGATCATCCTGCAAATGTGATACTCTACTGGCCTTTTGCACCAGTAGAGATGCATAGGCATCTCTATACAGTTTTAAGGAGTTTCTGATATTATTCTCCTTCTATGAACACAAATTGAAAGTATTTCCCCCATCTTGTTCAAAATTTTTCTATACTACATCTACatccctttaaaatttttatcattgAAGGTTACTGGATATTCCAATTCTTACTGCTTTTCACTGAGTCCAAATACTGTATTTTCCATGTATTCTATTCTTTTAATGAAACGTTCCACTGAGGTTTCAATAGAacttattgagtttttttttttttaatttccagcaTCATTTCAGCTTAGGTTTTCTTTAACAATTCCATTTCTTTATgaagtttgtttattattttgagttGGATTACTCATTTCACTCAGTTATTTGATTTTGTTCCCTTGGAGTATATCTATGCCTTGTTCAGTTATTTGAATGTACATAAAATCACTACTATGAATTCTTCTTGAATATTCTCTGGGCCTTTTTCATTATGCCTGCAGTAATATTGTGTTGCTTTTGCTTCTGCACTGGGATTTGAACATCTAGCACATTTCattgaatatatttctttttaaaaacaaatttattctTCATGTAAGAGTATCCAAGTGTCTGCACTGATTCAGTAAATAAAGGACAATTGAAATAACTTTCAAACATTTCATTTAATCACAGTGTAGTAAATTAGCTAGTTATCAACAATCATAGACACCAGAGAAAGTATACCAACTTATAGAGAGTTTACAACACACTATTAAATGATAACTGTGATACTgaagaaatgaatatgaaaaaatCTGTAGAGTCACATCAGACTGAAAATACAACATACCAACATCTTTGTTATATAACAAAGGCAGTAGTATGAATAAATTTTATAGCAATACTTTTTACATTGTAATCTTaagcaaattaaaattaataacttAAGGATGCACTCTACCAAAAACTAAGCCTAAATTCAGTACATTGAAAGACaactaaaatcagaaaaaatatgTAGTGATAACAACAGGAAGCACTGAAATCAATGCACATTAACATAGTTTTCTGGTAAAATAGACAAGATGGAAAAATCATTAGCTTCTCTCAGTAAAATAAGAAGAAGGAAAGACACAAATAACtataatttaagaagaaaaagaggacatTACAACAAATACCAATGAGATCTAGAAATAAACTGAGGACAAAAATACAAACCATTGTGCTTTACTTCACTGTATTGGAAAAACTAGAAGAAGTTGAAGAATTTATAGGTACATATAACATCAAATTAAAGCaagaagaaatacaattttgtaaaaTCTGTAGCCAGTAATGTCACTGAAGCCTTACTCAAATGTTCTCAAACTAAAAAGGGCACAAATCTAAAGAAATTCattgcagaattttatcagaaattcaaagaaatattaGCACTAATATTATTCAAGTGTTTGATGAAATGGAAAGGGATTGAacattacaaaattatttttatgaaccCAGTTTTACACTGACATCAAAATCAGAAAAACTCACAATAAGTAGAtgaaattacagaccaatttGCCTGATGAATATACTCCCAATAAAATACTGAAAAAGCAAATTCAATATTAAATCCAAAAGATTATGACCAAGTTGGCTTCATTCCAAAAACACAGGGCTGGTTCAACAGacctaaattaataaatattatctgTCACACAATTAgatacaaaatcagaaacaacatATTCACATGAATAGATGCAGAAATTGCCTTTGGGATAATTCAAATTTCCTTTATGATAAACATTGTAAAGACATTTTGGATAGGGCAGTATAATTTGACATAATAAAGCCTACATATATGAAAAACTTGTAACCAACATGGTTGATAGAGAGAAATGGAAAGCATGTGTGTTGAGGTCAGGAAAGAACAGTGTGTCCATTCTCTTCATTCCCATTCAATATAGTCTTTAAAGTCTTAGagtgaagagaaaataaaaataaatataaggctACAAATAGCAAAACAAGAAGTTTATCTCTGCCTGTATTCAGATTATATGATTCTACTCATAAGAGGCCCTAAAATGTCTATTAAAAGTACCTTTAGAGCTGATAAATAGTTTCAGAAAAGTGGCTAAAtaaaagttgacacacaaaaatcaaTAGCCTTATTGATTAAAATACACTAAAAATATCAATTAATCAATCTCATTCACAGCATAAACAAGGAAATGAATGAGATGTCTACAATGAAAATTGTAGTacaacaaaaatgtaaattacaaaggaatctaagaaaggaaaaaagttcTATACTCATGAATCAGAAGAAACCAATCAGcttgtgaaaatggccatcctaccaaaggtaatctacatattcaatgaaaTCTTAACAGGACTTCTAGGCCCACTATTTTACATAGACAAATCAATGTAAAAATGTATGCAGGGATGCAACTGAGATAAGCCAAAACCcttttgaacaacaacaaaaatatatcaaCATATCCTTATGCAAAATTATACCATCAAGCCATAACATTACATATTAAAAACAACACTGATGTCAGAAAGCTGCAAAGATCAATGAAAAAACAATGTTTAGGTATTAATGCAAACAAATACAGCTACCTAGGTTTTCAATAGGGAAATGCCCAATagtggggagatagaacctaAAGAGGCCACCTCCAGCAGATAGACAGGGcacccagtggagggatgggatcACCCaaccatcttcaaaatttttaaccaagaattgttcctgtctaaaggaaatgcaggcacaaaaatggaggagagactgaaggaaaggtcatccagtgaccagcccaacttgggatctttCTCATATCCAGGAACTAAACCttgacactattagtgatgctatgctgtgcttgcagacaggagtctagcatggctgttctctgagatgctctgccagcaggtaactgagacagatgcagctacttacagccaacctttggactgaggtcagggaccccaatggaagagttaggggaaataTCGAAGTAGCTGAATgagagggcaaccccataggaagaaccacaGTTTCAACTAATCCAGACCCCTAgtagctcccagagactaagccaccaaccaaagagcttacATAGGCTGGCTCACAACTCCaaccacatatatagcagaggactgccttgtatggcctcagttggagagcatgtgcctaatcctgtagagacttgaggccccagggaaaggggataccaGAGGGTGGGAGAGCATCCTCTCAGTGCCAAAGGAATAGGGAGAAGGGTGGGAAAGGGAATAGGATGAAGAGCTGTGGGGGGGGGCAATgtctggaatataaataaataaaataagtaacttttaatttttaaatgtatttatatttcgaATGTTATCCCTCTCCCCAGTTTCCCCTGCACAAGCCCCATATCCCCTACTCCCTCCCCTCAACTGcatacccactcctgcctcagcagcctagcattcccctatcctgggtcattgagcctccacaggaccaagggtctcccctcccagtgatgccagataaggccatcctctgctacatatccagttggagccatggataactcctgtgtactctttgattggtgtttagcctctgggagctttggggggtctggttggttgatatcattcttcctatgaggttgcaaaccccttcagctcctacagtccttgccccAACTTCCccactggggtccccatgctcagtccaatgtttggctgtgtacatccacATTTATATTGCTCCAGCTCTGGcggagcctctcaggggacagctattctgagctcctgtcagtaagcatttcttggcattagcagtagtgtctgggtttggtgtcagtagataccaatggggaggggggaaccgggaaagggaaaaacatttagaatgtaaacaaataatatagaaaattaaaaaaataaaaataaaaaagaaagagtttaagttctaaaaaaaattaaaaaaactaaaagcaaCAAAATCATACGTGGGAGATGTCAGCATCTCCAAGAAGAGTTGCTTGGAATCCTAGATTTCAACATGCAGAGAAATTACAGTAGACTCCTGTATCTcaccctgtacaaagttcaactCTGAATGGGTCAATAAATTCAATGTAAGGCCTTTTACTCTGAAACTGCTGTAGGATAAAGTAAAGAGTATGTTTTAATTTACATGTCTGGACATTCAGAATAAAGTCCCATGggaatttaaattttaatcataGGAATACAGCTTAAAATAACTTTAAGATCACCCATTTAGATCTGGTAAGATCAAAAAATACAAACGTCAATGACTGCACCCCCATGGCTGTGCTGAAGTGAAACCATTAAACACCGATACCCCTAACACCTATTGCTAATGCAACCCTTCTGGGAATTGGTGTGGAGATTTTCCAAAACTAGAAATAGAAGAACCACAATACTTAGCTATACCCTTTGTGAGTCATTAGAGGTACAATTCAAGGTAGAGTATCCTGCAATAGAAGTTGCTTCCACATCCATGTTCCTTGTGGCTCCATTCACAATTTGGAGAAAACAGACTCATCCAAGATGCTTAACAAAAGATGGGTGAGAATAATTTACTTACACACCAAGATATTGCTCAACCATAAATAGACTTATCAAGTATATAGGTAAGCAGAAGGAACTGGGAAGAAATCATAGTAAGACCACTCTGACACAGAAATACAATCACCATACATTGTCACTCTGACAGATTCTTGCTTTGAAAACAGTTTTTTCCCCTACATTTAGCCTAGAGTACATATGGAAGCTGAGATATCAGAACAGGGCCCCTCGGGATGAGTACCTTAAGTTGGCATGGATAATATAGGTAGAGTAAGGGAATACCAGAGGTAGAAAGTTCAAAATTAGAGCAGCACAGGGGATGGGTAACTATGACTTCAGAATGCTTAACCAAATTGAAATGCATAAGAGAAATCTGTGCAAAAACCTAGGACCTTTAAACCAGAGAAAACATTTCAATTTGAGGGGATAGTTGAAGACTATATGTGTTCCTGCGTGTTCTTCAGAAGAGTAAACATAGAACAGTTGTTATGGACAGgtcggggagcaccctcacagaggtagggggaggaaggagaagatggGGAGCTTGTgcaagagaaactgggaagggggataacatttgaagtgtacataaataaaccaattaaaaaatggtCGTGTACATCAGCAAAAGCAACGATATGTTGACATAGGACTcagaaaaagattttatttattttttcaattgttttcattcatgtaaataaaatatcttttactTATATccttggaggaaaaaaaagagacaaaaaacaatcacaaaattccaaaaaaaatgaaacacaccAAGTATGAAATCCCATGCTGTTAGCAAAAGAAAGATACAACCGAGGACAAAATACAGTCAGCTTTAGGTCAGGGTTGCCCAGTGTCTCAAATACAGATTTAATTCTAGCAATTTGATTTCACAATCTGATCCAAAGAATCCTAATAAAGCTCTCCAAAGCTTTACTAGTGTTGTCGCAGGGACAATAAAAGCCACATATCCTGATGATGTCATGGTAAAGAAAATGAAGTGTGAATCCTGCGATCAAGTCCGAGTACAGTCATGGTAGGCACGCTAAGTTGGGTGCTGTTATTTCCAATCACATTGAAATATTCCAGAGAAGTggaaaattgaaatgtaaaaatatatacatactccAAACGATGTTGACACTCAAAGTTTTCCCAAGGTAGTAAATTATTGACTTCTGCCTGTCTATGGAAGCAGTATATCttagtcttttttattatttaatttataattatacttgttttataaagcaaaacatttttcAATAAGTTTCCTTTTGTTGATGAAGGTCACATTCTATGACTAATTCTGTCTTTGTGTCACAGCCTGTCTTCTCTCTGAATCTTGTGACATCACTGCACTCCAGGCCCTGAAATGACCTCCTTGTCCTCTGTCTTTCAGCACTGCTAACTAGAACGAACTAAATAACTCACTCGCTAAAACTAGGATATTAACTTCAGTATTGAAGATATGTCCCAGAAGTTTGGCAAATTAATTATTCTTGTTAGTTTGGTTCCGTATTACTGGAAAGAACAACTAATATTAATCAGATTGATTTTTAAactgaattataaaatattaataaaaataatttaaataaattatacttTTTCAGATGAATGAAGGTTCTAAATTGTAATCAAATAATTTTCTATCAATTCATCATATGTTATAATGGTTAAAAGTATTTGTGAAGCAAAATTGTTTACCAACTTTTAAGGTTTATCGCtgaatctgatttttaaaattttttctgcaAGACATTTTGATTATGTTCTTTCCCTTGTCCCAAATCCTCCAAGATCTTAGTTACTTTTGTCACAACCCAACTTCACATTCATTCTCAGGATCtctctcaaaatcaaaacatgataaatagaaattaaaacaaGGCCAATAAAGCTAATGGGATAGATGTAATAAATTAAATCAGTTTGTGTGAAGTGATTTCCAGAAGAGCAGAAGCACCAGAGACTTTTGACACACTgggaactctgtgtgtgtgtgtgtgtgtgtgtgtgtgtgtgtgtgtgtgtataatttacaGGTCAAGAAAGAACAAGGAACTAATGTATTTTTGGATTGAAACTTACCAAGATTTAATCTAGAACTTCAGCAAACTTCAAacccattttgtattttatttccctCCTGTCAGAAAGTGGAGAAAACCTTTTTCTTAATCCTTTATTAATTAAATgagaatattctttgtttagtattgCCTTTATCTATGTAGCATGCAGTCACAGGTGATCACACACAGGCATGGCACACCATGTTATGAGTATTTACACAGCTTCTATGATAAATATGTCACCTGCAATATTCTCAATACATCTTTGTCGTTTATCTTCAGTTTTACATGGAAAGATTTGCTGTCATTTCTCCCTTTAACACTTATGCGAATGCATGAAATTATGAGCTTCAACCAATCAAAGATAGAAGGTGAGGGGAAAATGTCTTTCCCTCTACAGACACAGGAATAGACAATCCCAAGAGTCTTTACAAATGCCTTGGAAGTCTCTGGAATATGGGATTCTAATAGTTTATTACAAAAGCACCATAATGCAtcttttgattgattttttttccctttttcctccctTAATGTACATAGTGCATATAATCTTAAGCTTTCTTTAAGATATTATGTCACATTTAAATGGCAACCAAAAGTTTAAGTTCAATCCATTTGGAATGCAGAGGAAAACTAGTGAGTGAAACCTCTTAATAGAAACCTTCTGTTGCTTGAAGTTGAGCCTGGATGCTGTAAGGAGGTTTCCTGTTCCTCCTGGAAGACTATCCTAGCCTTTCTCCTTATAGATGTGTCATAAccaactctgggaggcaggagaCTAACATTTACACCAACAAGCAGATGCCAGTCCTGAGAGGTGTTCAAAACTATTCTCTCCTGACTGAAAAAGTACCTTCAAATACTAGATACAAGCTTTTGCCTAGGTACACATGTCACCCTGTCAAATTAAACATCTTACTCTTGGTGTTTGCATTTCCAATTCTCATCCTAATTACATTGTTTTCTGGCTCACCAGAAATTCATCAGAAATTTAAGCTCAGGCAATTCACACTCTAGCTGAGCCCTGTTGTTTCCTCATAAATGTTGATCTCCCTAGAACGGACAACTgccaagaaagaaaatcaaactaatGCAAAACTGTGTCCCCAAATCCAGCTGGATAATCACCCTGAACTATGTCCATCTCCCAAACCACAGGCGCCAAAAATCACGAGTGAAGTAATAATAATGTGAACGCTAACATGGAGATGTCAGATTGCACAAGTTTATTAGAtggaattttcatttttcaaatgacCTTGGATAGAGAGCCAATAGAGCGTGTATTCATCAACAGTACAGGGAGTAAAGCATAATTTCTGGATAACCCACTAATCTGACAATCGGCCCGATATTTGAGAAGAAAAATGCTATTAATGGAAGGATGATAGGCTATCTGTAGGGATTAATCAGGAAAACAATAGTTTCAGAGCATAGACTGATATAGGAGAATTAAAAGCTTAACAGTTGATTCCATAGAGACCTGATCCACAGATTGGTCTGTAGCAAGGTTGGCACAAACGAGAAGCAAAATAGCTTGGATAGCAATATCTAGACCCATAACTCAGGGAAGGGAAGCCATAGACTCCACAATTCAGGGGTCTGAAGCCACTGTTTCCACAGCCCACTGGGTAGCAGCTTCTATAGCCATAGCCCAGGGAGCAGGAGCTCCTAGATCCAAAGCCCAGAGAGCCAGCATATGTCCCCTGGCAGGGACTGCAGGGTGTGGAGCTCCTGGTGTAGTAGCAGGGCTTCTGGCAGGGGCTGGACACCACACAGGAAGTCTGACAGTTGGTGGGCTCAATGCAGGTCTCCTGGCAGCCACTGCTGAGAGAGGATCCCAGCTGGCAGGTGCTGGGAGAGCAGCTGGTAGTGGTGTAGACCAGGTTGCTGGGGTAGGAAGAGCCACAGGAGGAACCTGAGGAGGGCAGGCAGCGACCAAGGGAGCGGGAGGAGAAGTTTCCAGAGCAGCAGCTGTAGGCCATATTGAGAGGAGATGAGATGAGAGCTGGATGCTAAGAGGAGATTGTGAGTTTGAATGCCACCCAGTGAAGAGCTGGGTTTATATACTCTCAGAGGCAGGTGTGGTACCCAACAGTCTCATACTTGATGCATTTGTGTGCTTCCTGGTTTACAAATGTGTAACTCATCTATTTCTGTAATTGCAGTTGCATCTGAATAGTTTTCTGCACAGTATATTTATGGGTGTTGTAATTTTGTCATAGTTAAAACAATGACCGACTACCATGTCAGAAATGTTGTGACTGTTTTACACTAGTACTTATTCCATTGTTTCTATGAAAATATCTCCTTTTATTCTTCACCCAGTTGTATGTGTTTTGCCAGAGGATCttgcacaaaatatatttttattcttatggTATTGAATGATAATgatatgcatgtccttttgttaATGATATGACAGCATTTTTTGAGTATCCTGTAGAACCTATTAAAGATTAACTACTGAAAATCATTCTTGTTTTCCAAGCTTATGCCATGCAGATTATAGTTTTACGTATGAGTTTCCCTGGTAAACAGCAGCATGTTAACAATAGAAGCTAAAAAGTCCTGAGTAAGGTTGGACTGAGGAAGAGAGAACAAGTCAGCGATGAATGTCATCACCCACAGAGCAGAAATGTGAGAGTCAAAAGTCTAAACCCTTGTGCAAAGCTATCGAGCAGAAAAATCTCATGAGAGGAGAACAGGGAGCTAATTTTACATCCAGGAGAAGACGAGGGAACACATTTTACATCCAGTGCACATGACATGAGACCTGAGGTCATTCTGGCTTCTCATCTGTGTGACTGAGTGACAGATTTGATTCTCACCCCTTGCCACAAGGGGATTTATTCTCTATGGTTCTTCCTATAGTGTCCTGAAATTTAGCCACAGTTCTGAATGACCCTGTTGTCATGGTCTGTTCTCAAGCCCAGAGAAATCTGAGGAATTTCTAACAGGCTCCAATGGCCAGCCTTAGCATAGGTTCCCTGAGTTCCTTCAACAATGACCCGGTATCCTGCATTGCTCAAGAAgggctttttctcttccttttgagtCCTCAATTTGAGGGAGAATCTGGTGAAGAAAAACAATTCAAGGATTCTGTATACAGAACTTTCTGTTTAAGATGTTTTATAAAGAGAATCTACTATTAGCAGTTAGCACAAAATCCAGGAGGGTCCTTCCTCTTGATCATGCCAAGTAGGGCTGGGAAAACAATTTAAATTCTGTGctgatttattaaaaaatagaaaaactggATGTTTTGTCTCTATATCAAAATCATGTCTGCTGAGCTTGTCTCTAACCATCTTTACACTGACTAGAGCTATTACAATCCCTTCCTTTACCTGTCTCATTGCTGAGACCTTTGATTAACACTCATACATTCCCAACTGAAACCCCCTCAAATGTTATCACTGCCTCATTCATCCCTTGCTTTCCTTAATCCGGATACAATGAAGATGTATAGTCTCAGTTCCACGGGCCTCTTACACTGGTTTCTTTCCTTTCAATCATTTGTCATGACTCTTAGTTTGGAAATATCTTTGTTTATCCTAActctgctcactgtgtgtgtggagCCATCATTAGGATCTGTTTGAACACAACCATTCAAATTAgttatgttatttttaagtttttagttACATTCAATTccattatttttataactttatgattttgttaattttcccATCAAATTTCTCAATTGCATCTTTTGTTCCCAGCTATAATTATCTCTTAAACGTAAAATGTTCCTGTTTCATAGAGTTAAATTCTTCACATAGCTTTAGTTTGGTGTCACGCTGAATGATGGGTGTGGGTTTGGGAAAATGCACTGTTAGCAAGtttcatcatttttaatgttaGGATGCATTTAAACAAATATGGCTGTTTTTCCACTCTGTGACATAATCCTATAGGGTCCCCCATTGTTAATGCAATGTGCTGCTGACTGAGACAATGCTGTGTGACACGCGATTGTTTTTTAATGTCTGGTTCTGCCTCACATGAATAATGACTACGAGTCTAACTTCTGCCACTCTCGTGTTTAAGGTGTCATGCATGCCTTCCATGCTTTGGGAATAACAGACATCTCACCTGGAAAAAGACTTTACCTTCCACTCACAATTATTCCTCTCAGTTCTTCCAGGCTGCTAGAGTAAGGACACCAATACCATAGATGCTTTCAATCCAATCAAGAACTGATGTGATTTAAACGTGGTTTTTGTTCTTGGCTAGTGCCTGTATAAGAATTTGGGTATTAGAAATTCAATGTTGCTTGTCAGAATTGACTTTCTGTAATCTGAGGTATTCCCCAGGGCTAGAAAAACTTGAAGGGCTTGAAAATCTAAATTCATTCTGTATTCTTGTAAAtctggaagttttctttttttttttattgctttaatcACAGATGCCTAAATCAGGATATAAATTTAAGTCCCCATAGTTAGCTCCATATTAAGCTGATCAGTTCTGGCTCATATAAGATCTCTATCATTCTCCAGTTCTTTAATATGTGTCTGaaaatgtgtgcatgttcatgtgtgtgtgtgtgtgtatatgtgtgtgcatgtgtgtatgcttatatacacacacttcattgtatgttgtatgtttttcttttctattttcctgtGAAAATTAATCAATATTTAAGCAGTCT
Proteins encoded:
- the LOC127666221 gene encoding keratin-associated protein 13-1-like; this encodes MAYSCCSGNFSSRSLGRCLPSSGSSCGSSYPSNLVYTTTSCSPSTCQLGSSLSSGCQETCIEPTNCQTSCVVSSPCQKPCYYTRSSTPCSPCQGTYAGSLGFGSRSSCSLGYGYRSCYPVGCGNSGFRPLNCGVYGFPSLSYGSRYCYPSYFASRLCQPCYRPICGSGLYGINC